From the Planifilum fulgidum genome, one window contains:
- a CDS encoding aldose epimerase family protein, with product MNIEWEKVGDDWKLFRLINDRHMSVEILNYGGVITKILVPDRKGKRENVVLGYKDHRDYEKNPHFLGALIGRVAGRIKGASFELDGKRYLLEKNEGDHHLHGGSGGFHRVLWEAKPFESPGEVGLELRYLSRDGECGYPGNVRVHVMYKLNNDNRLMIEYRAVSDRKTPLALTNHSYFNLTGNLKGTVHNHLVQANCSRFAELDHELIPTGNILDTRGTLFDFTGGRKLGDGIAAGSGQNRIVGDGYDHYFFFDGEEGKVTVKDESSGRILTIRTNQPGMVMYTSNNLEEGLELAEGKSRKYLGVCFETQASPASLHHAGFPSVLVNAGETYYRWTSFQFAVEGA from the coding sequence ATGAACATCGAGTGGGAAAAGGTCGGAGACGACTGGAAACTCTTCAGACTCATCAACGACCGGCACATGTCGGTGGAGATCCTGAACTACGGGGGAGTCATCACGAAAATCCTCGTCCCCGACCGAAAGGGAAAGCGGGAAAATGTGGTTCTGGGATATAAAGACCACCGGGATTATGAAAAAAATCCCCATTTCTTGGGGGCGTTGATCGGGCGCGTGGCCGGCCGGATCAAAGGGGCCAGCTTTGAACTGGACGGCAAACGGTACCTGCTGGAAAAAAACGAGGGCGACCACCATTTGCACGGCGGGTCGGGGGGATTTCACCGCGTGCTCTGGGAGGCGAAGCCTTTTGAATCCCCCGGGGAAGTCGGGCTTGAACTCCGCTATCTGAGCAGGGATGGAGAATGCGGATATCCCGGAAATGTCCGGGTGCATGTGATGTATAAATTGAACAACGACAATCGGCTGATGATTGAATACAGAGCGGTTTCCGACCGGAAAACCCCCCTTGCCCTGACCAACCACTCCTATTTCAATCTGACCGGCAACCTGAAAGGGACGGTTCACAATCATCTGGTTCAGGCGAATTGTTCCCGGTTTGCCGAGCTGGACCATGAACTGATCCCCACCGGCAACATCCTGGACACCCGGGGGACATTGTTCGATTTTACGGGCGGAAGGAAGCTGGGGGATGGAATCGCGGCGGGATCCGGACAAAATCGGATCGTGGGGGACGGATACGATCATTATTTCTTCTTTGACGGCGAAGAAGGGAAAGTGACCGTGAAAGACGAATCGAGCGGCAGGATTTTGACCATCCGGACCAACCAGCCGGGCATGGTGATGTATACTTCCAACAACCTGGAGGAGGGTTTGGAACTGGCGGAAGGAAAATCGAGGAAATACCTGGGGGTTTGTTTTGAAACGCAGGCTTCTCCCGCGTCCTTGCATCACGCCGGGTTTCCGTCGGTGCTGGTAAACGCGGGTGAAACGTATTACAGGTGGACATCGTTTCAGTTTGCCGTCGAAGGTGCATGA
- a CDS encoding LPXTG cell wall anchor domain-containing protein, producing MKSGKLELDTEKAAQFTHEPEKSGYYWFKLSKKGKHKALWTGAIQVDCPDKPGGDQPAEPPQDGGDDEQPGGNKPGDQDQNKPDDQNKPDDQTKPDDGDASKEEGKSGEIPNNKGGQGGGKLPKTATSHPQTMLIGGLLLLAGAGILALRRRVA from the coding sequence GTGAAGAGCGGGAAGCTGGAGCTGGACACCGAAAAGGCGGCCCAATTCACCCACGAACCGGAGAAGTCCGGGTACTATTGGTTCAAGCTCTCCAAGAAAGGCAAGCATAAGGCCCTGTGGACCGGAGCGATCCAGGTGGATTGCCCGGACAAGCCCGGCGGCGATCAACCCGCCGAACCGCCCCAAGATGGCGGTGACGATGAGCAGCCGGGCGGAAACAAGCCGGGTGATCAAGATCAAAACAAACCGGACGATCAAAACAAGCCGGATGACCAAACCAAACCGGATGACGGCGATGCCTCCAAAGAGGAAGGCAAATCCGGAGAGATTCCGAACAACAAGGGCGGACAGGGCGGCGGAAAACTGCCCAAGACGGCCACTTCCCATCCCCAAACCATGCTGATCGGCGGACTGCTTCTCCTGGCGGGAGCGGGGATTCTGGCTCTCCGCCGGCGCGTCGCCTGA
- the mtnA gene encoding S-methyl-5-thioribose-1-phosphate isomerase — translation MKTGMDLPHPPAVDWKEDRLLLLDQRRLPTETVYLELTRPEEVREAIRELAVRGAPAIGIAAAYGLYLGVRDVPGEDEEDFWETLNRTCDRLGTSRPTAVNLHWALRRMVRRAESLRGKPLSEIKEALLREAEAIRREDAEVCRRIGEHALSLLQDGMGVLTHCNAGGLATAAYGTALAPLYLAKERGWRLKVFADETRPVLQGARLTAYELKQAGIDVTLICDNMAADVMRRGWVQAVIVGTDRVAANGDVANKIGTYGVAVLARAHGIPFYVAAPTSSIDMETPTGADIPIEERPAEEVTQGFGKRTAPEGVAVYNPAFDITPAEYVTAIITERGVIRPPYAEGLRRVMEEPPK, via the coding sequence ATGAAGACAGGGATGGATCTGCCCCATCCGCCGGCGGTGGACTGGAAGGAGGACCGTTTGTTGCTGCTGGACCAGCGCCGCCTGCCGACGGAAACCGTCTACCTGGAATTGACCCGGCCTGAGGAGGTTCGGGAGGCCATCCGGGAACTGGCCGTCAGGGGTGCTCCCGCCATCGGGATCGCCGCCGCCTACGGCCTGTATCTGGGGGTCCGGGATGTTCCCGGGGAAGACGAGGAGGATTTCTGGGAAACGTTGAACCGGACATGCGATCGGCTCGGCACGTCCCGGCCGACGGCGGTCAACCTGCACTGGGCCCTGCGCCGGATGGTTCGCCGGGCGGAAAGCCTGAGGGGAAAGCCCCTTTCGGAGATCAAGGAGGCCCTGCTTCGGGAGGCGGAGGCGATCCGGCGGGAGGATGCCGAGGTTTGCCGGAGGATCGGGGAACACGCCCTTTCCCTCCTCCAGGACGGCATGGGCGTCCTCACCCATTGCAACGCGGGCGGATTGGCGACGGCGGCCTACGGGACGGCCCTCGCACCGCTTTATCTCGCCAAGGAACGGGGTTGGCGACTCAAGGTGTTTGCCGACGAGACGCGCCCCGTCCTGCAGGGTGCCCGGTTGACCGCCTATGAGCTGAAGCAGGCGGGGATCGACGTCACCTTGATCTGCGACAACATGGCCGCCGACGTCATGCGGCGGGGATGGGTGCAGGCGGTGATCGTGGGCACGGACCGGGTGGCGGCCAACGGAGATGTGGCCAACAAGATCGGCACCTACGGCGTGGCGGTGCTGGCCCGGGCCCACGGAATCCCCTTTTATGTGGCGGCGCCCACCTCTTCGATCGATATGGAGACCCCGACGGGCGCGGACATTCCCATCGAGGAGCGCCCCGCCGAAGAGGTGACGCAGGGGTTCGGAAAGCGGACGGCTCCCGAAGGGGTGGCGGTCTATAACCCGGCCTTCGACATCACCCCCGCCGAGTATGTGACGGCGATCATCACGGAACGGGGGGTGATCCGGCCGCCCTACGCCGAGGGACTTCGGCGGGTGATGGAAGAACCGCCGAAGTAA
- the mtnK gene encoding S-methyl-5-thioribose kinase yields MPSAYHPLTEEEAVQYVRSKLPGFFPSDAQLFSREIGDGNLNLVFRVVDASTGRSLILKQALPYARVVGESWPLTLDRARIESEALKVQGKLAPGLVPRVYHSDEDLALTVMEDCSDHIILRKGLIARKRYPRLAEHMAEFLARTLFFTSDLYLSPEEKKARVRRFINPEMCKITEDLVFSHPYYDADTNSFNPLIREDVEAVWKDGDLRREVAKLKESFMTCGQALIHGDLHTGSVMVTEQDTKVIDPEFAYYGPMGFDVGAFLANLFLSYASHEGQTADSEERAAYRQWLLRTAEDVWNGFLERFCRLWDEHVKDEMWSAPGYRDAYILRLLQDSAGFAGCKMMRRVIGLAPVADLETIEPPEVRAVAERQALRIGAQLVLRRGEMRCIGDITELVRREGGAE; encoded by the coding sequence ATGCCTTCCGCATACCATCCGCTGACGGAAGAGGAAGCGGTGCAGTACGTCCGCAGCAAACTTCCCGGTTTCTTTCCTTCCGACGCCCAGCTGTTCAGCCGGGAGATCGGCGACGGCAATCTGAATCTGGTGTTTCGCGTGGTGGACGCGTCCACCGGACGCAGCCTCATCTTGAAACAGGCGCTTCCCTACGCCCGTGTGGTGGGGGAGTCGTGGCCGCTGACGCTGGATCGGGCGCGCATCGAATCGGAAGCGCTCAAGGTCCAGGGAAAGCTGGCGCCGGGCCTGGTGCCCCGGGTTTACCACAGCGATGAGGATCTGGCGCTGACGGTGATGGAGGATTGTTCCGATCACATCATCCTGCGCAAGGGGTTGATCGCCCGCAAGCGGTACCCCCGCCTTGCGGAGCATATGGCTGAATTTTTGGCGCGAACCCTGTTCTTCACCTCCGACCTGTACCTGTCTCCGGAGGAGAAAAAGGCCCGGGTGCGCCGTTTCATCAATCCGGAGATGTGCAAGATCACCGAGGATCTGGTCTTCTCCCATCCCTATTACGACGCCGACACCAACTCCTTCAACCCCCTCATCCGGGAGGATGTGGAGGCGGTCTGGAAAGACGGGGATCTCCGGCGGGAGGTCGCCAAGCTGAAGGAAAGCTTCATGACCTGCGGCCAGGCCCTGATTCACGGGGATCTGCATACGGGATCCGTCATGGTGACGGAGCAAGACACCAAGGTGATCGATCCGGAATTTGCCTACTACGGACCGATGGGTTTCGATGTCGGCGCCTTTCTGGCCAACCTGTTCCTCTCCTACGCTTCCCATGAGGGGCAAACCGCCGACTCCGAAGAGCGGGCAGCTTACCGCCAATGGCTGCTCCGGACGGCGGAGGACGTGTGGAACGGGTTTCTGGAGCGCTTCTGCCGGCTGTGGGACGAACACGTAAAGGATGAGATGTGGTCCGCCCCGGGTTATCGGGATGCATATATTTTGCGCCTGCTGCAGGATTCCGCCGGTTTCGCCGGATGCAAAATGATGCGCCGGGTGATCGGTCTTGCTCCCGTGGCCGATCTGGAAACGATCGAGCCGCCGGAGGTGCGGGCGGTCGCGGAAAGGCAGGCGCTCCGCATCGGGGCGCAGCTGGTGCTCCGCCGCGGGGAAATGCGATGCATCGGCGATATCACGGAGCTGGTTCGCCGGGAAGGGGGGGCGGAATGA